In Mus musculus strain C57BL/6J chromosome 9, GRCm38.p6 C57BL/6J, one genomic interval encodes:
- the Robo3 gene encoding roundabout homolog 3 isoform X3: MRIHGGMGTFVGSRVGPEDAMPRIVEQPPDLVVSRGEPATLPCRAEGRPRPNIEWYKNGARVATAREDPRAHRLLLPSGALFFPRIVHGRRSRPDEGVYTCVARNYLGAAASRNASLEVAVLRDDFRQSPGNVVVAVGEPAVMECVPPKGHPEPLVTWKKGKIKLKEEEGRITIRGGKLMMSHTFKSDAGMYMCVASNMAGERESGAAELVVLERPSFLRRPINQVVLADAPVNFLCEVQGDPQPNLHWRKDDGELPAGRYEIRSDHSLWIDQVSSEDEGTYTCVAENSVGRAEASGSLSVHVPPQFVTKPQNQTVAPGANVSFQCETKGNPPPAIFWQKEGSQVLLFPSQSLQPMGRLLVSPRGQLNITEVKIGDGGYYVCQAVSVAGSILAKALLEIKGASIDGLPPIILQGPANQTLVLGSSVWLPCRVIGNPQPNIQWKKDERWLQGDDSQFNLMDNGTLHIASIQEMDMGFYSCVAKSSIGEATWNSWLRKQEDWGASPGPATGPSNPPGPPSQPIVTEVTANSITLTWKPNPQSGATATSYVIEAFSQAAGNTWRTVADGVQLETYTISGLQPNTIYLFLVRAVGAWGLSEPSPVSEPVQTQADSSLSRPAEDPWKGQRGLAEVAVRMQEPTVLGPRTLQVSWTVDGPVQLVQGFRVSWRIAGLDQGSWTMLDLQSPHKQSTVLRGLPPGAQIQIKVQVQGQEGLGAESPFVTRSIPEEAPSGPPQGVAVALGGDRNSSVTVSWEPPLPSQRNGVITEYQIWCLGNESRFHLNRSAAGWARSVTFSGLLPGQIYRALVAAATSAGVGVASAPVLVQLPFPPAAEPGPEVSEGLAERLAKVLRKPAFLAGSSAACGALLLGFCAALYRRQKQRKELSHYTASFAYTPAVSFPHSEGLSGSSSRPPMGLGPAAYPWLADSWPHPPRSPSAQEPRGSCCPSNPDPDDRYYNEAGISLYLAQTARGANASGEGPVYSTIDPVGEELQTFHGGFPQHSSGDPSTWSQYAPPEWSEGDSGARGGQGKLLGKPVQMPSLSWPEALPPPPPSCELSCPEGPEEELKGSSDLEEWCPPVPEKSHLVGSSSSGACMVAPAPRDTPSPTSSYGQQSTATLTPSPPDPPQPPTDIPHLHQMPRRVPLGPSSPLSVSQPALSSHDGRPVGLGAGPVLSYHASPSPVPSTASSAPGRTRQVTGEMTPPLHGHRARIRKKPKALPYRREHSPGDLPPPPLPPPEEETSWPLGLRAAGSMSSLERERSGERRVVQAVPLGAQPLGAQRGPHPDAALLGCAAEEAWLPYGRPSFLSHGQGTSTCSTAGSNSSRGSNSSRGSRGSRGPGRSRSRSRSQSQSQRPGRNRREEPR, encoded by the exons ATGAGGATACATGGAGGCATGGGAACATTTGTGG GGTCAAGAGTTGGGCCAGAAGATGCCATGCCACGCATCGTGGAGCAGCCGCCAGATCTGGTGGTTTCCAGGGGCGAGCCGGCTACTCTGCCCTGTCGTGCAGAAGGCCGGCCTCGACCCAACATCGAGTGGTACAAGAATGGGGCGCGTGTGGCGACTGCACGGGAGGATCCGCGTGCTCACCGTCTGCTGCTGCCCAGCGGCGCCCTCTTCTTTCCCCGCATTGTGCACGGGCGTCGCTCTCGGCCTGACGAGGGTGTCTACACCTGTGTGGCTCGCAACTACCTGGGAGCAGCGGCTAGCAGAAACGCCTCTCTGGAAGTAGCTG TCCTCCGTGATGATTTCCGGCAATCGCCTGGGAACGTGGTGGTAGCGGTGGGGGAGCCAGCTGTAATGGAATGTGTGCCCCCTAAGGGTCACCCAGAGCCTTTGGTGACCTGGAAGAAAGGCAAAATAAAGcttaaggaagaggagggaaggatcacc ATACGTGGAGGAAAGCTGATGATGTCACACACGTTCAAGAGTGATGCTGGCATGTATATGTGCGTAGCCTCCAACATGGCTGGAGAACGAGAGAGTGGGGCAGCTGAACTTGTGGTACTGG AGCGTCCCTCATTTCTGCGTAGACCAATAAACCAGGTTGTCCTGGCTGATGCCCCTGTGAATTTCCTGTGTGAGGTGCAGGGAGATCCCCAGCCCAATCTACACTGGCGCAAGGATGATGGGGAGCTGCCCGCGGGCAG GTATGAGATTCGGAGTGACCACAGCCTTTGGATCGACCAAGTGAGCTCTGAAGACGAGGGGACGTACACGTGTGTAGCAGAGAACAGTGTGGGCCGCGCAGAGGCATCTGGCTCCCTCAGTGTTCACG tcccaccacaATTTGTGACTAAGCCCCAGAACCAGACAGTAGCTCCCGGAGCAAACGTGTCATTCCAATGTGAGACCAAAGGAAACCCTCCACCTGCCATCttctggcagaaggaagggaGTCAA GTCCTGCTTTTCCCTAGTCAGTCACTCCAACCCATGGGACGCCTCTTAGTCTCTCCAAGAGGCCAGCTCAACATCACTGAAGTAAAGATCGGGGATGGTGGCTACTACGTGTGCCAGGCTGTCAGTGTGGCTGGTAGCATCCTAGCAAAGGCCCTATTAGAGATAAAAGGCG cctccATAGATGGGCTACCTCCCATCATTCTCCAGGGACCAGCCAATCAGACACTGGTACTTGGCTCTTCTGTGTGGCTGCCATGCAGAGTGATTGGAAACCCCCAGCCCaacatccagtggaagaaggaTGAGAGGTGGCTGCAGGGGGATGACTCACAGTTCAACTTAATGGACAATGGCACTCTACACATTGCCAGCATACAG gagatggacatggGTTTCTACAGCTGTGTGGCCAAGAGTTCCATAGGGGAGGCCACATGGAATAGCTGGCTTAGGAAGCAAG AAGATTGGGGAGCATCACCAGGTCCAGCAACAGGACCCAGTAATCCTCCAGGGCCTCCCTCTCAGCCAATAGTCACAGAGGTAACCGCAAACAGCATTACCTTGACCTGGAAGCCCAATCCACAGTCTGGGGCCACAGCTACCTCCTATGTGATAGAGGCCTTCAG CCAAGCAGCTGGCAACACGTGGCGGACGGTGGCCGATGGGGTGCAGCTGGAAACTTACACCATCAGTGGCCTGCAGCCCAACACCATCTACTTATTCCTAGTGAGAGCAGTTGGAGCCTGGGGCCTCAGTGAACCCAGTCCTGTCTCTGAGCCTGTTCAAACCCAGG CAGACAGCAGCCTATCTAGGCCAGCGGAGGACCCGTGGAAAGGCCAGCGAGGGCTAGCGGAAGTGGCCGTGCGAATGCAGGAGCCCACTGTCCTTGGGCCCAGAACTCTGCAGGTTTCCTGGACT GTGGATGGTCCAGTCCAGCTGGTGCAAGGATTCCGTGTGTCTTGGAGGATTGCAGGCCTTGACCAGGGAAGCTGGACAATGCTAGACCTACAGAGTCCACACAAGCAAAGTACTGTGCTAAGAGGACTGCCCCCAGGGGCCCAAATCCAGATCAAGGTGCAAGTCCAAGGCcaggaggggctgggggctgaAAGCCCTTTTGTGACCAGGAGCATTCCTGAGGAGG CCCCCAGTGGCCCCCCTCAGGGAGTGGCTGTGGCCTTGGGGGGTGATCGCAACAGCAGTGTCACTGTATCCTGGGAGCCTCCACTTCCCTCCCAGCGAAATGGGGTCATCACTGAATACCAG ATTTGGTGCCTGGGTAATGAAAGCCGATTCCACCTCAATCGATCTGCAGCAGGTTGGGCACGCTCTGTGACGTTCAGCGGACTGCTACCAGGCCAGATCTATCGAGCCTTGGTGGCAGCAGCTACCAGTGCTGGCGTGGGCGTGGCCAGTGCTCCAGTGCTAGTGCAGCTGC CATTCCCTCCGGCGGCGGAGCCGGGGCCTGAGGTCAGCGAGGGGCTGGCAGAACGGTTGGCTAAGGTGCTGCGGAAGCCTGCTTTCCTAGCTGGCAGCAGCGCAGCCTGCGGGGCGCTGCTACTCGGGTTCTGCGCCGCCCTCTACCGGCGTCAGAAGCAGCGCAAAGAACTCAGTCACTATACGG CCTCCTTTGCCTACACACCTGCAG TGTCCTTTCCACACTCAGAGGGCCTTTCTGGATCCAGTTCCAG GCCACCCATGGGCCTTGGCCCTGCTGCCTACCCATGGCTGGCAGACTCCTGGCCCCACCCACCTCGGAGTCCCTCAGCTCAGGAGCCCCGGGGGAGCTGCTGCCCCAGCAATCCTGATCCAGATGATAGATACTACAATG aGGCAGGAATCTCCCTGTACTTGGCTCAGACTGCACGTGGTGCTAATGCCTCTGGTGAGGGTCCTGTCTACAGCACCATTGACCCAGTAGGGGAAGAGCTACAGACCTTCCACGGAGGGTTCCCTCAACACTCTTCTGGGGACCCAAGCACCTGGAGCCAGTATGCTCCCCCGGAATGGAGCGAGGGGGACAGTG GAGCCAGGGGAGGCCAGGGGAAGCTTCTGGGCAAGCCTGTACAAATGCCATCTTTGAGCTGGCCAGAAGCCCTGCCACCGCCTCCCCCTTCCTGTGAGCTGAGCTGTCCGGAGGGGCCTGAGGAGGAGCTGAAGGGCAG TTCAGATCTGGAAGAGTGGTGCCCACCAGTGCCTGAGAAAAGCCACTTGGTTGGGTCAAGCTCCAGTGGTGCGTGCATGGTGGCTCCAGCCCCAAGGGAcacaccctcccccacttcttctTATGGACAGCAGTCCACAGCTACTCTTACCCCCTCACCTCCTGATCCTCCCCAACCCCCTACTGACATCCCACATCTCCATCAGATGCCCAG GAGAGTACCCCTCGGGCCAAGTTCTCCTCTCAGCGTATCCCAGCCCGCTCTGAGTAGCCATGACGGACGGCCTGTTGGCCTGGGTGCTGGCCCCGTACTCTCCTATCACGCTAGCCCCAGTCCTGTCCCTAGTACAGCCAGCAGTGCACCGG GGAGAACCCGTCAGgtaactggagagatgactccccCACTCCATGGACACCGTGCTCGAATCCGGAAGAAACCCAAGGCTCTTCCCTACAGAAGGGAGCACAGTCCCGGGG ACTTGCCCCCACCACCCTTGCCACCACCAGAGGAAGAGACAAGCTGGCCCTTGGGTCTGCGGGCAGCAGGCAGCATGTCTTCCCTAGAGCGAGAGCGCAgtggggagaggagagtggtgcaGGCAGTGCCTCTAGGGGCCCAACCTCTAGGGGCCCAACGTGGGCCCCACCCAGATG CTGCACTTCTGGGTTGTGCTGCGGAAGAGGCCTGGCTTCCATACGGCAGACCAAGCTTCCTGAGCCATGGCCAGGGCACCAGCACCTGCTCTACCGCTGGTAGCAATTCTTCTAGGGGTTCCAACAGCTCTCGAGGTTCTCGGGGCTCTCGGGGCCCTGGACGCAGCCGAAGTCGAAGccggagccagagccagagccagaggccAGGACGGAATCGCCGAGAG GAACCAAGATGA
- the Robo3 gene encoding roundabout homolog 3 isoform X1 has protein sequence MLRYLLKTLLQMNLFADSLARDISNSSELLFGFNSSLAALNPSLLPPGDPSLNGSRVGPEDAMPRIVEQPPDLVVSRGEPATLPCRAEGRPRPNIEWYKNGARVATAREDPRAHRLLLPSGALFFPRIVHGRRSRPDEGVYTCVARNYLGAAASRNASLEVAVLRDDFRQSPGNVVVAVGEPAVMECVPPKGHPEPLVTWKKGKIKLKEEEGRITIRGGKLMMSHTFKSDAGMYMCVASNMAGERESGAAELVVLERPSFLRRPINQVVLADAPVNFLCEVQGDPQPNLHWRKDDGELPAGRYEIRSDHSLWIDQVSSEDEGTYTCVAENSVGRAEASGSLSVHVPPQFVTKPQNQTVAPGANVSFQCETKGNPPPAIFWQKEGSQVLLFPSQSLQPMGRLLVSPRGQLNITEVKIGDGGYYVCQAVSVAGSILAKALLEIKGASIDGLPPIILQGPANQTLVLGSSVWLPCRVIGNPQPNIQWKKDERWLQGDDSQFNLMDNGTLHIASIQEMDMGFYSCVAKSSIGEATWNSWLRKQEDWGASPGPATGPSNPPGPPSQPIVTEVTANSITLTWKPNPQSGATATSYVIEAFSQAAGNTWRTVADGVQLETYTISGLQPNTIYLFLVRAVGAWGLSEPSPVSEPVQTQADSSLSRPAEDPWKGQRGLAEVAVRMQEPTVLGPRTLQVSWTVDGPVQLVQGFRVSWRIAGLDQGSWTMLDLQSPHKQSTVLRGLPPGAQIQIKVQVQGQEGLGAESPFVTRSIPEEAPSGPPQGVAVALGGDRNSSVTVSWEPPLPSQRNGVITEYQIWCLGNESRFHLNRSAAGWARSVTFSGLLPGQIYRALVAAATSAGVGVASAPVLVQLPFPPAAEPGPEVSEGLAERLAKVLRKPAFLAGSSAACGALLLGFCAALYRRQKQRKELSHYTASFAYTPAVSFPHSEGLSGSSSRPPMGLGPAAYPWLADSWPHPPRSPSAQEPRGSCCPSNPDPDDRYYNEAGISLYLAQTARGANASGEGPVYSTIDPVGEELQTFHGGFPQHSSGDPSTWSQYAPPEWSEGDSGARGGQGKLLGKPVQMPSLSWPEALPPPPPSCELSCPEGPEEELKGSSDLEEWCPPVPEKSHLVGSSSSGACMVAPAPRDTPSPTSSYGQQSTATLTPSPPDPPQPPTDIPHLHQMPRRVPLGPSSPLSVSQPALSSHDGRPVGLGAGPVLSYHASPSPVPSTASSAPGRTRQVTGEMTPPLHGHRARIRKKPKALPYRREHSPGDLPPPPLPPPEEETSWPLGLRAAGSMSSLERERSGERRVVQAVPLGAQPLGAQRGPHPDAALLGCAAEEAWLPYGRPSFLSHGQGTSTCSTAGSNSSRGSNSSRGSRGSRGPGRSRSRSRSQSQSQRPGRNRREEPR, from the exons ATGCTGCGCTACCTGCTTAAAACACTACTACAGATGAACTTGTTCGCGGACTCCCTGGCCAGGGACATCTCCAACTCCAGCGAGCTACTCTTCGGCTTCAACTCCTCGCTGGCAGCGCTCAACCCTAGTCTGCTTCCTCCTGGAGATCCCTCTCTCAATG GGTCAAGAGTTGGGCCAGAAGATGCCATGCCACGCATCGTGGAGCAGCCGCCAGATCTGGTGGTTTCCAGGGGCGAGCCGGCTACTCTGCCCTGTCGTGCAGAAGGCCGGCCTCGACCCAACATCGAGTGGTACAAGAATGGGGCGCGTGTGGCGACTGCACGGGAGGATCCGCGTGCTCACCGTCTGCTGCTGCCCAGCGGCGCCCTCTTCTTTCCCCGCATTGTGCACGGGCGTCGCTCTCGGCCTGACGAGGGTGTCTACACCTGTGTGGCTCGCAACTACCTGGGAGCAGCGGCTAGCAGAAACGCCTCTCTGGAAGTAGCTG TCCTCCGTGATGATTTCCGGCAATCGCCTGGGAACGTGGTGGTAGCGGTGGGGGAGCCAGCTGTAATGGAATGTGTGCCCCCTAAGGGTCACCCAGAGCCTTTGGTGACCTGGAAGAAAGGCAAAATAAAGcttaaggaagaggagggaaggatcacc ATACGTGGAGGAAAGCTGATGATGTCACACACGTTCAAGAGTGATGCTGGCATGTATATGTGCGTAGCCTCCAACATGGCTGGAGAACGAGAGAGTGGGGCAGCTGAACTTGTGGTACTGG AGCGTCCCTCATTTCTGCGTAGACCAATAAACCAGGTTGTCCTGGCTGATGCCCCTGTGAATTTCCTGTGTGAGGTGCAGGGAGATCCCCAGCCCAATCTACACTGGCGCAAGGATGATGGGGAGCTGCCCGCGGGCAG GTATGAGATTCGGAGTGACCACAGCCTTTGGATCGACCAAGTGAGCTCTGAAGACGAGGGGACGTACACGTGTGTAGCAGAGAACAGTGTGGGCCGCGCAGAGGCATCTGGCTCCCTCAGTGTTCACG tcccaccacaATTTGTGACTAAGCCCCAGAACCAGACAGTAGCTCCCGGAGCAAACGTGTCATTCCAATGTGAGACCAAAGGAAACCCTCCACCTGCCATCttctggcagaaggaagggaGTCAA GTCCTGCTTTTCCCTAGTCAGTCACTCCAACCCATGGGACGCCTCTTAGTCTCTCCAAGAGGCCAGCTCAACATCACTGAAGTAAAGATCGGGGATGGTGGCTACTACGTGTGCCAGGCTGTCAGTGTGGCTGGTAGCATCCTAGCAAAGGCCCTATTAGAGATAAAAGGCG cctccATAGATGGGCTACCTCCCATCATTCTCCAGGGACCAGCCAATCAGACACTGGTACTTGGCTCTTCTGTGTGGCTGCCATGCAGAGTGATTGGAAACCCCCAGCCCaacatccagtggaagaaggaTGAGAGGTGGCTGCAGGGGGATGACTCACAGTTCAACTTAATGGACAATGGCACTCTACACATTGCCAGCATACAG gagatggacatggGTTTCTACAGCTGTGTGGCCAAGAGTTCCATAGGGGAGGCCACATGGAATAGCTGGCTTAGGAAGCAAG AAGATTGGGGAGCATCACCAGGTCCAGCAACAGGACCCAGTAATCCTCCAGGGCCTCCCTCTCAGCCAATAGTCACAGAGGTAACCGCAAACAGCATTACCTTGACCTGGAAGCCCAATCCACAGTCTGGGGCCACAGCTACCTCCTATGTGATAGAGGCCTTCAG CCAAGCAGCTGGCAACACGTGGCGGACGGTGGCCGATGGGGTGCAGCTGGAAACTTACACCATCAGTGGCCTGCAGCCCAACACCATCTACTTATTCCTAGTGAGAGCAGTTGGAGCCTGGGGCCTCAGTGAACCCAGTCCTGTCTCTGAGCCTGTTCAAACCCAGG CAGACAGCAGCCTATCTAGGCCAGCGGAGGACCCGTGGAAAGGCCAGCGAGGGCTAGCGGAAGTGGCCGTGCGAATGCAGGAGCCCACTGTCCTTGGGCCCAGAACTCTGCAGGTTTCCTGGACT GTGGATGGTCCAGTCCAGCTGGTGCAAGGATTCCGTGTGTCTTGGAGGATTGCAGGCCTTGACCAGGGAAGCTGGACAATGCTAGACCTACAGAGTCCACACAAGCAAAGTACTGTGCTAAGAGGACTGCCCCCAGGGGCCCAAATCCAGATCAAGGTGCAAGTCCAAGGCcaggaggggctgggggctgaAAGCCCTTTTGTGACCAGGAGCATTCCTGAGGAGG CCCCCAGTGGCCCCCCTCAGGGAGTGGCTGTGGCCTTGGGGGGTGATCGCAACAGCAGTGTCACTGTATCCTGGGAGCCTCCACTTCCCTCCCAGCGAAATGGGGTCATCACTGAATACCAG ATTTGGTGCCTGGGTAATGAAAGCCGATTCCACCTCAATCGATCTGCAGCAGGTTGGGCACGCTCTGTGACGTTCAGCGGACTGCTACCAGGCCAGATCTATCGAGCCTTGGTGGCAGCAGCTACCAGTGCTGGCGTGGGCGTGGCCAGTGCTCCAGTGCTAGTGCAGCTGC CATTCCCTCCGGCGGCGGAGCCGGGGCCTGAGGTCAGCGAGGGGCTGGCAGAACGGTTGGCTAAGGTGCTGCGGAAGCCTGCTTTCCTAGCTGGCAGCAGCGCAGCCTGCGGGGCGCTGCTACTCGGGTTCTGCGCCGCCCTCTACCGGCGTCAGAAGCAGCGCAAAGAACTCAGTCACTATACGG CCTCCTTTGCCTACACACCTGCAG TGTCCTTTCCACACTCAGAGGGCCTTTCTGGATCCAGTTCCAG GCCACCCATGGGCCTTGGCCCTGCTGCCTACCCATGGCTGGCAGACTCCTGGCCCCACCCACCTCGGAGTCCCTCAGCTCAGGAGCCCCGGGGGAGCTGCTGCCCCAGCAATCCTGATCCAGATGATAGATACTACAATG aGGCAGGAATCTCCCTGTACTTGGCTCAGACTGCACGTGGTGCTAATGCCTCTGGTGAGGGTCCTGTCTACAGCACCATTGACCCAGTAGGGGAAGAGCTACAGACCTTCCACGGAGGGTTCCCTCAACACTCTTCTGGGGACCCAAGCACCTGGAGCCAGTATGCTCCCCCGGAATGGAGCGAGGGGGACAGTG GAGCCAGGGGAGGCCAGGGGAAGCTTCTGGGCAAGCCTGTACAAATGCCATCTTTGAGCTGGCCAGAAGCCCTGCCACCGCCTCCCCCTTCCTGTGAGCTGAGCTGTCCGGAGGGGCCTGAGGAGGAGCTGAAGGGCAG TTCAGATCTGGAAGAGTGGTGCCCACCAGTGCCTGAGAAAAGCCACTTGGTTGGGTCAAGCTCCAGTGGTGCGTGCATGGTGGCTCCAGCCCCAAGGGAcacaccctcccccacttcttctTATGGACAGCAGTCCACAGCTACTCTTACCCCCTCACCTCCTGATCCTCCCCAACCCCCTACTGACATCCCACATCTCCATCAGATGCCCAG GAGAGTACCCCTCGGGCCAAGTTCTCCTCTCAGCGTATCCCAGCCCGCTCTGAGTAGCCATGACGGACGGCCTGTTGGCCTGGGTGCTGGCCCCGTACTCTCCTATCACGCTAGCCCCAGTCCTGTCCCTAGTACAGCCAGCAGTGCACCGG GGAGAACCCGTCAGgtaactggagagatgactccccCACTCCATGGACACCGTGCTCGAATCCGGAAGAAACCCAAGGCTCTTCCCTACAGAAGGGAGCACAGTCCCGGGG ACTTGCCCCCACCACCCTTGCCACCACCAGAGGAAGAGACAAGCTGGCCCTTGGGTCTGCGGGCAGCAGGCAGCATGTCTTCCCTAGAGCGAGAGCGCAgtggggagaggagagtggtgcaGGCAGTGCCTCTAGGGGCCCAACCTCTAGGGGCCCAACGTGGGCCCCACCCAGATG CTGCACTTCTGGGTTGTGCTGCGGAAGAGGCCTGGCTTCCATACGGCAGACCAAGCTTCCTGAGCCATGGCCAGGGCACCAGCACCTGCTCTACCGCTGGTAGCAATTCTTCTAGGGGTTCCAACAGCTCTCGAGGTTCTCGGGGCTCTCGGGGCCCTGGACGCAGCCGAAGTCGAAGccggagccagagccagagccagaggccAGGACGGAATCGCCGAGAG GAACCAAGATGA
- the Robo3 gene encoding roundabout homolog 3 isoform X6 gives MDMGFYSCVAKSSIGEATWNSWLRKQEDWGASPGPATGPSNPPGPPSQPIVTEVTANSITLTWKPNPQSGATATSYVIEAFSQAAGNTWRTVADGVQLETYTISGLQPNTIYLFLVRAVGAWGLSEPSPVSEPVQTQADSSLSRPAEDPWKGQRGLAEVAVRMQEPTVLGPRTLQVSWTVDGPVQLVQGFRVSWRIAGLDQGSWTMLDLQSPHKQSTVLRGLPPGAQIQIKVQVQGQEGLGAESPFVTRSIPEEAPSGPPQGVAVALGGDRNSSVTVSWEPPLPSQRNGVITEYQIWCLGNESRFHLNRSAAGWARSVTFSGLLPGQIYRALVAAATSAGVGVASAPVLVQLPFPPAAEPGPEVSEGLAERLAKVLRKPAFLAGSSAACGALLLGFCAALYRRQKQRKELSHYTASFAYTPAVSFPHSEGLSGSSSRPPMGLGPAAYPWLADSWPHPPRSPSAQEPRGSCCPSNPDPDDRYYNEAGISLYLAQTARGANASGEGPVYSTIDPVGEELQTFHGGFPQHSSGDPSTWSQYAPPEWSEGDSGARGGQGKLLGKPVQMPSLSWPEALPPPPPSCELSCPEGPEEELKGSSDLEEWCPPVPEKSHLVGSSSSGACMVAPAPRDTPSPTSSYGQQSTATLTPSPPDPPQPPTDIPHLHQMPRRVPLGPSSPLSVSQPALSSHDGRPVGLGAGPVLSYHASPSPVPSTASSAPGRTRQVTGEMTPPLHGHRARIRKKPKALPYRREHSPGDLPPPPLPPPEEETSWPLGLRAAGSMSSLERERSGERRVVQAVPLGAQPLGAQRGPHPDAALLGCAAEEAWLPYGRPSFLSHGQGTSTCSTAGSNSSRGSNSSRGSRGSRGPGRSRSRSRSQSQSQRPGRNRREEPR, from the exons atggacatggGTTTCTACAGCTGTGTGGCCAAGAGTTCCATAGGGGAG GCCACATGGAATAGCTGGCTTAGGAAGCAAG AAGATTGGGGAGCATCACCAGGTCCAGCAACAGGACCCAGTAATCCTCCAGGGCCTCCCTCTCAGCCAATAGTCACAGAGGTAACCGCAAACAGCATTACCTTGACCTGGAAGCCCAATCCACAGTCTGGGGCCACAGCTACCTCCTATGTGATAGAGGCCTTCAG CCAAGCAGCTGGCAACACGTGGCGGACGGTGGCCGATGGGGTGCAGCTGGAAACTTACACCATCAGTGGCCTGCAGCCCAACACCATCTACTTATTCCTAGTGAGAGCAGTTGGAGCCTGGGGCCTCAGTGAACCCAGTCCTGTCTCTGAGCCTGTTCAAACCCAGG CAGACAGCAGCCTATCTAGGCCAGCGGAGGACCCGTGGAAAGGCCAGCGAGGGCTAGCGGAAGTGGCCGTGCGAATGCAGGAGCCCACTGTCCTTGGGCCCAGAACTCTGCAGGTTTCCTGGACT GTGGATGGTCCAGTCCAGCTGGTGCAAGGATTCCGTGTGTCTTGGAGGATTGCAGGCCTTGACCAGGGAAGCTGGACAATGCTAGACCTACAGAGTCCACACAAGCAAAGTACTGTGCTAAGAGGACTGCCCCCAGGGGCCCAAATCCAGATCAAGGTGCAAGTCCAAGGCcaggaggggctgggggctgaAAGCCCTTTTGTGACCAGGAGCATTCCTGAGGAGG CCCCCAGTGGCCCCCCTCAGGGAGTGGCTGTGGCCTTGGGGGGTGATCGCAACAGCAGTGTCACTGTATCCTGGGAGCCTCCACTTCCCTCCCAGCGAAATGGGGTCATCACTGAATACCAG ATTTGGTGCCTGGGTAATGAAAGCCGATTCCACCTCAATCGATCTGCAGCAGGTTGGGCACGCTCTGTGACGTTCAGCGGACTGCTACCAGGCCAGATCTATCGAGCCTTGGTGGCAGCAGCTACCAGTGCTGGCGTGGGCGTGGCCAGTGCTCCAGTGCTAGTGCAGCTGC CATTCCCTCCGGCGGCGGAGCCGGGGCCTGAGGTCAGCGAGGGGCTGGCAGAACGGTTGGCTAAGGTGCTGCGGAAGCCTGCTTTCCTAGCTGGCAGCAGCGCAGCCTGCGGGGCGCTGCTACTCGGGTTCTGCGCCGCCCTCTACCGGCGTCAGAAGCAGCGCAAAGAACTCAGTCACTATACGG CCTCCTTTGCCTACACACCTGCAG TGTCCTTTCCACACTCAGAGGGCCTTTCTGGATCCAGTTCCAG GCCACCCATGGGCCTTGGCCCTGCTGCCTACCCATGGCTGGCAGACTCCTGGCCCCACCCACCTCGGAGTCCCTCAGCTCAGGAGCCCCGGGGGAGCTGCTGCCCCAGCAATCCTGATCCAGATGATAGATACTACAATG aGGCAGGAATCTCCCTGTACTTGGCTCAGACTGCACGTGGTGCTAATGCCTCTGGTGAGGGTCCTGTCTACAGCACCATTGACCCAGTAGGGGAAGAGCTACAGACCTTCCACGGAGGGTTCCCTCAACACTCTTCTGGGGACCCAAGCACCTGGAGCCAGTATGCTCCCCCGGAATGGAGCGAGGGGGACAGTG GAGCCAGGGGAGGCCAGGGGAAGCTTCTGGGCAAGCCTGTACAAATGCCATCTTTGAGCTGGCCAGAAGCCCTGCCACCGCCTCCCCCTTCCTGTGAGCTGAGCTGTCCGGAGGGGCCTGAGGAGGAGCTGAAGGGCAG TTCAGATCTGGAAGAGTGGTGCCCACCAGTGCCTGAGAAAAGCCACTTGGTTGGGTCAAGCTCCAGTGGTGCGTGCATGGTGGCTCCAGCCCCAAGGGAcacaccctcccccacttcttctTATGGACAGCAGTCCACAGCTACTCTTACCCCCTCACCTCCTGATCCTCCCCAACCCCCTACTGACATCCCACATCTCCATCAGATGCCCAG GAGAGTACCCCTCGGGCCAAGTTCTCCTCTCAGCGTATCCCAGCCCGCTCTGAGTAGCCATGACGGACGGCCTGTTGGCCTGGGTGCTGGCCCCGTACTCTCCTATCACGCTAGCCCCAGTCCTGTCCCTAGTACAGCCAGCAGTGCACCGG GGAGAACCCGTCAGgtaactggagagatgactccccCACTCCATGGACACCGTGCTCGAATCCGGAAGAAACCCAAGGCTCTTCCCTACAGAAGGGAGCACAGTCCCGGGG ACTTGCCCCCACCACCCTTGCCACCACCAGAGGAAGAGACAAGCTGGCCCTTGGGTCTGCGGGCAGCAGGCAGCATGTCTTCCCTAGAGCGAGAGCGCAgtggggagaggagagtggtgcaGGCAGTGCCTCTAGGGGCCCAACCTCTAGGGGCCCAACGTGGGCCCCACCCAGATG CTGCACTTCTGGGTTGTGCTGCGGAAGAGGCCTGGCTTCCATACGGCAGACCAAGCTTCCTGAGCCATGGCCAGGGCACCAGCACCTGCTCTACCGCTGGTAGCAATTCTTCTAGGGGTTCCAACAGCTCTCGAGGTTCTCGGGGCTCTCGGGGCCCTGGACGCAGCCGAAGTCGAAGccggagccagagccagagccagaggccAGGACGGAATCGCCGAGAG GAACCAAGATGA